The sequence GTGATCTACAACGCCGCCCGCATTGCCCTCTCTGAGCGCAGCCGCGAGCTGGCTACCCTGCGAATCATTGGCTTTAGCCAGCGCGAGGTGGCGGTGATTTTGCTGGGGGAGCAGGCGGTGCTGACCCTGGCGGCGGTGCCCGTGGGGTGGGGGCTGGGCTTTGCCCTCTCGTGGCTGCTGAACCAGTCACCGGCCCAGAATACGGAGCTGTTTCGGGTGCCTTTTGTGGTCAGCCCCGGTAACTATTTGTTTGCCTTTGGGGTGACGGCGGTTGCTGCCCTGGCCTCGGGGCTGCTGATTGCTCGCCAACTGCGGCAGTTGAATTTAATTGAGGTGCTGAAGACGAGGGAGTGAGGAGGGGAGGGATGGGTGGAGGGTGAAGGGTGAAGGGTGAAGGGTGGGATGGGTGAAGGGTGAAGGGTGAAGGGTGGGATGGGTTGTAGTGGGTGGAGATGGGGATGATGAGTGCAAATTCGGTGTCTAGTGGTGGGGCGATGGTGGGGTCTGAGGGGGGGCGGCGGTGGCGGTTGCCTCGGTGGTGGCTCTATGGGCTGGGTGGGTTGGGGTTGGTGGGGTTGGTGGTTTACAGCCTGCGGCCTCAGCCGGTGGCGGTGGATCTGGGGGAGGTCACCCAGGGGGCGCTTCAGGTGACGATCGCGGCGGAGGGCCGGACGCGGGTGCGCGATCGCTTTGTGGTTGCTGCCCCGGTGGCTGGGGAGCTGCGGCGAATTGCGCTCAGGCAGGGCGATCGGGTGGAGGAGGGGGAGATCGTCGCCCAGATTGACTCCCTGCCCATCGATAGCCAGGTGGCGGCCACCCAGGCCCAAATTCGTGCCCTGCGGGCGGAGATGGCCGGGGTCGATACCCAGCGGCCCAAGCCCGCTGCTCTTAGGGCGGCCCAGGCCCAGATTCAGGCGGCGCGGGCTACTCAGCAGCAGGCTCAGGCTCAGGTGGCCCAGGCCGAGTCGGCGGTGGCCCAGGCCGATCGCGATCGCGATCGCCTTGCCGCCCTCCAGGCCGCTGGAGCCATCTCCCAGCAAGATCTCGAAGCGGCGCAGCTCACCGTCACCGAGCGGCGGCAGGCCCTAGAAACCGTCCGTCAGCAGGTCAGCGTCGCCCAGGCCGAGATCCAGGCAGCCCAGGCCAACCTGGCGGTGCTCACCCAAGAACAGCAAGACCCCGACTATCTACTCGATGTGTACCAGGCCCAAATTGCCAGCCTAGAAGCCGACCTGACCAGCCTTAGCGCCGACGCGGGCCGTGCCACCATCGCTGCCCCGGCAGCGGGCCAGGTGCTGCAAATTTTGGAAGAAAGCGCCCGCCACGTGGCCGCTGGTACCCCCCTGCTAGAGCTGGGCAACGCCAACAGCCTAGAGCTGGTGATTGACATTCTCTCTGCCGACGCGGTGCGGGTGGCCCCCGGCGACCCCATCGAGGTCAACCGCTGGGGCGGCGATGAAACCCTGACCGCCACCGTGCGCCAGGTCGAGCCCGCCGCCTTTACCGAAACCTCGGCCCTGGGGGTAGACGAGCAGCGGGTCAACGTAATTGCCGACTTTAGTACCCTGCCACCGGGCCTCGGGGATGGCTACCGGGTCGATGCCGAAATCATTGTCTGGCAAGCGGTGGACGCGGTGCAGGTGCCGGTTAGCGCCCTGTTTCGCTGCGACACCGCCTGGTGCACTTTTGTGGCCGACAATGGCCGCGCCCAGCAGCGCCAAGTCGAGCTGGGCCACCGCAGCGACTTTGCCGCCGTGGTGGCCTCGGGGCTAGCGGTGGGTGACCAGGTGATTCTCTACCCCAGCGACCAGATCGAATCGGGCACCCGCATTGCTGGGCGATAGCCCAGGCTTTGCTAACTCGGGCTGCGGCTCCATAGGAGAGATTGAAAGCGATCGGGCCTAGAGCGCTAGAATGGGAAACTGCATGGTTGCTCATTTATCGTCTAGCTAGACCTATGGTCGGTTCTGCCCGTCAATATCACATCACCACCTTCGGCTGCCAGATGAATAAAGCCGATTCGGAGCGCATGGCTGGCATTCTCGACACCATGGGTCTAACCTGGACCGACGACCCCTACGATGCCGATGTGGTGCTCTACAACACCTGCACCATTCGCGACAATGCTGAGCAAAAAGTTTACTCCTACCTGGGCCGCCAGGCCAAACGCAAGCACGAAAACCCCGACCTGACGCTGATTGTGGCCGGGTGCGTGGCCCAGCAAGAAGGCGAAGCCCTGCTGCGCCGAGTGCCCGAACTCGACTTGGTTATGGGACCGCAGCACGCCAACCGTCTGCAAGATCTGCTCGAACAAGTCTTTGACGGCAACCAGGTGGTGGCCACCGAAGAGGTGGACATCATGGAAGACATCACCAAGCCCCGCCGTGACAGCACCATTACCGCCTGGGTAAACGTGATCTACGGCTGCAACGAGCGCTGCACCTACTGCGTGGTGCCGGGGGTGCGCGGCGTCGAGCAATCCCGTACTCCTGAGGCTATCCGCACCGAGATGGAAGAGCTGGGTCGCCAGGGCTTTAAAGAAGTCACCCTGCTGGGCCAAAACATTGACGCCTACGGGCGCGACCTACCCGGCTCTACTGCCGATGGGCGACACCAGCACACCTTTACCGACCTGCTCACCTACGTCCACGATGTACCTGGCATTGAGCGCATTCGCTTTGCTACCAGCCACCCCCGCTACTTTACCGAGCGGCTGATTCGCACCTGTGCCGAGCTGCCTAAGGTGTGCGAACACTTCCATATTCCCTTTCAGTCGGGCGATAACGACGTGCTGAAGGCGATGGCGCGGGGCTACACCCACGAGAAATATCGCCGGATTATCGATACCGTGCGCCGCTACATGCCCGATGCGGCCATCAGTGCCGATGCGATCGTGGGCTTCCCTGGTGAAACCGAGGAGCAGTTTCAGCGCACCATGGAATTGGTCAGCGACATTGCCTTTGACCAACTGAATACGGCGGCCTATTCGCCCCGCCCCGGCACCCCCGCCGCCCTGTGGGATCACCAGCTGTCTGAGGAGGTGAAGGCCGATCGCCTTCAGCGGCTCAACCATTTGGTGAATACCAAGGCTGCCGAGCGATCGCAGCGCTACCAAGGCCGCACCGAAGAAGTGCTAGTCGAAGCCATCAACCCCAAAGATCCAACCCAGGTGATGGGCCGCACTCGAGGCAACCGTCTAACCTTCTTCAGGGGCGATTTTGCCGTGCTGAAAGGCAAAGTCGTTCAGGTTAACATTACCGAAGTCCGCCCTTTTAGCCTCACGGGCGAACCGGTGCAGGCGTTGGCTACTGTGGGTTAACAGCCGCGATCGCCCCTTAGCCCCAAGCCAGTTTGAAAACTGAACCTTTAGCCGACCAGGCCATACTTAGATCTGGCTTAATGAAAGGACAGCGGTTTCGGAGGGCCTTTCAACTAGCAGCTATCTATCAATTTATGGTGCTCTTCGTTATGTATAAAGAGTACTAAACTAAGCCTGGTTAGGATTGACAAACTATCGACAAAATTAAGTCATAAATCTTGTCGCTACGGAGCCAGTAAGTGACTTAGTTTTGACTAAAAACCCAGGAACAATTCTGGTCTCACAATGTTTTTAGTAATTGCCTCTTAGCTCCTGGCAGTCCCTGGCGCACCTCATTCTAGAGAAGCTGGTATACATTGTCTTCCCTAGATCATTGCCAGAAATTAATCTCCAGGGTCAGTAAGACAACACAACACAACTATTTTTGGAGAACGTTCATGATCCTTTGGCGACGGACAATAGGTGTCGGTTTAGGTTTGGTCGCGGCTAGCAGCCTATGGACTGTAGCCCAGGCTTATCCCGCTCAAGCAGAGGCTGTAGATCATTCCTTTCTGATTCAAGTTGACGATGAGATTCAGATTGGCGAGGGGCAAATTGAGGACGGTCAGATTGACAGTTCTATAGATAGCTTGGCCACGACTGAGTCTTTCACCGAGGTGGTGCCCATGACCTCAGACGCTGTCGGGCAGGAAGTTATGAACCCTGTAGTTGCCGAAGCCCCTGCCCCAGAGGTCACCGCAGTGCCTCCAGAGGTTTTAGCGAACCTGTCGCCGGCGCAGCTGACAGCGATCGCGAGGATCATTGCGACTGCAGAACAGTCGGCTAGCGCTGATCGGGTGGCCAATTTGCCCACCGAGGTCTTGACCCATCTCGACGCCCTACCGGGTATTGAGCAGCAGGTGGGCCGCAGACGGTGGTTGCCCACGAGTCTAGTCAGGCGACTGCGCCTTCCTCAAAGGGTCACGTCTTTGATCAGACAGCCCAGAAATACGGCCTTAGTCATGCTAGGCAATCACATTATGGTCGTCAACCCAGTGACTGGTGCGGTCTTGGGAGCTGTGCTGTCAGCCCTATAAGGACTCCAGGTTGAGGCCCTGGCTGGCACGATGTCAGCCAGGGCAGCGTGGAGACTGTGGTTTAGGCGACTTCTGGGAAATAGGTTCACCAATGATGGGACTCTGCCCAAGTTGGTTGGCCCTGCCCTAAGCCGGTCATCATCACCTCGATACCAGATCGCGTTCCGGCGACACCACAGAGGTCTGACCCTGGCTGCGCTTGACCTCGGCCATCTGAGTACAGCTGTAGATCAGGGCCGCCACTAGGCCCGTCCAGCCGGTCTGGTGGTTGGACCCAATACCCGCACCGTTGTCGCCGTTGAAGTATTCGTAGAACAGCAGCAGGTCGCGCCAGTGAGGATCGTCCTGAAATTTGCCGTAGCTACCGTGGACCGCCCGATTACCGGCCTCATTGCGCAGGAACATCGTGATCAGCCGCTGGGACAGCTCATCAGCCACGGTATTGAGGTCGCACTGCTGGCCCGAACCGGTGGGAAACTCCACGGTGAAGCTGTCGCCCAAAAAGTCGTGGAAGATCCGCAGCGAGTCGATCAGCAGGTAGTTGACCGGGAACCACACTGGGCCGCGCCAGTTGCTGTTGCCGCCAAACATACCGCTAGTGGATTCGGCGGCTTCGTAGCCGACTGAGTGGGTTTCGCCGTTGACATGGAAGGTGTAGGGCTGTTCGGCGTGGGCACGGGAAAGCGATCGCACCCCGTAGTCGCTGAGAAACTCCCCCTCATCCAGCATGCGCTGCAAAATCGGTCGCAGCCGTTCTGGGCTAACAATGGCCAGCAGGGTAGCGCCCTCCTTGCCCTTGGCGGTGAGAGAGCCAATATTCTCCTGGAGAGCAGGGCGGTTTTTGACAAACCAGTTGAACCGGCGAGTAAAGTCGGGGAAGCGCTCAAAGGTCTCCGCCTTCAGCACCGCCGTAGCGTACAGCGGAATCAGCCCCACCATCGATCGCACCCGCATGTGGTGCCGCTGGTCGTCGGGGGTGTGCAGCACATCGTAGAAAAACTGGTCCTGGTCATCCCACAGGTGTACATCGACACCGCCCATGTGGTTCATGGCATCGGCGATGTGGAGAAAATGCTCAAAGAACTTGCTGGCAATGTCCTCGTAGGCGGGGTTGGTTTCCGCTAACTCCAGAGCCATCTCCAGCATGTTCAGGCAGTACATGGCCATCCAGCTGGTGCCGTCTGACTGCTCCAGGTAGCCCCCCGTAGGCAATTCAGAGCTGCGGTCAAAAATACCGATGTTGTCGAGGCCCAAAAAGCCGCCCTGGAAGACGTTGTTGCCGTTGTTGTCGCGGCGGTTGACCCACCAGGTGAAGTTGAGCAACAGCTTTTGAAACACCCGCTCTAGAAACAGGCGATCGCCCTTACCGTGCACCGCCTTCTCGATCTGGTACACCTGCCAGGTGCCCCAGGCGTGTACTGGCGGATTAACATCGCTAAAGTGCCATTCGTAGGCGGGCATCTGCCCGTTGGGGTGCAGATACCACTCCCGGGTAAACACATCCATCTGGCGCTTGGCAAAGTCGGGGTCAACTAAAGCCAATGGCACTACGTGAAAAGCCGAATCCCACACCGCGTACCAGGGAAACTCCCACTTGTCGGGCATCGAGATAATGTCGTCGTTATAAAGGTGCTCCCACTCTTCATTGCGGGGGTTGGAGCGTTGGGGCTGAGGCTGGGTGGGGTCGCCTTTCAGCCAGTCTTCGATCACGTAGTGGTAAAACTGCTTGGTCCACAGCAGCCCGGCAAAGGCCTGGCGCTGCACATTGCGGGCATCCTCCGAGCAGCGCCCCGGCAGCAGTTGGTCGTAGAACTCATTGGCCTCAGCGTAGCGCTGGTGCAGGGTGTCGTCGAAGTTGGTTCTAAAGGGTTGGGGGTTGGCCTGGGGCCCCTGGTCAGTCAGCCGCAGCTTCACCACCCACTGCTCTCCGGCCCCTAGGCGGCAGTGGTAGTGGGGCGATACTTTAGTGCCCTCTTGGGCCTGGTTTACCGCATCCTGGCGACTATGGACGATGTAATCATTGATGCTGTCTTTAACGTAGGGGCTAGGGTTCTCAGCCCCAAACAGCCGCTGCCGGTTAGTCTCGTTTTCGGTAAACAGCAGCGTCTCGGCTCCCTGGCAGTAGAGCCAGCGCTGACCCAACTCCGGGTGGTGGGCCTCCACGGTGGCAGCCCCATCGACATCGTCAATGCGCTTCAGGTAGGGCTTTTCGGCGTCCTCAAACCAACTCCAGGTGTTGCGGAACCACAGAGTGGGCAGCAGGTGCAGATCGGCCTCGTGGTCGGCCCGGTTCACCACCCGAATTTGGACCAAAATATCCTCGTCGGTGGCCTTAGCGTAATCCACGAACACGTCAAAGTATTCGTTTTGCTCAAAAATACCGGTGTCGATTAGCTCAAACTCGGGGTCGTGGTAGCCCCGCTGCTGGTTTTCTTCGATCAGTCGATCGTAGGGGAAAGCCTTTTGCGGGTACTTGTAGAGGTACCGCATGTGGGAGTGCGACGGCGTGTTGTCCAGATAGAAGTAGTAGTCTTTAGGATCTTCGCCATGGTTACCCTGGGGGCCAGTGAGACCAAACACCCTCTCTTTGAGAATAGGATCGTTTCCGTTCCAGAGGGCGATCACAAAACACAGCCGCTGATGGTTGTCGGAGATGCCGCCAAGGCCGTCTTCACCCCAACGGTAGGCCCGCGATCGCGCATGATCGTGGGGAAAGTAATCCCAGGCGGAGCCATCGGGGCTGTAGTCTTCGCGCACCGTGCCCCACTGGCGCTCGCTCAGGTAAGGCCCCCAGCGTCGCCAGTAGGCGGTGCGATCGCGATCGGCGGCCAGTCTGTTCGCTTCTGCCGTCATTGAGTTACCTCAGCTAATGCCATCAGAGCCTAGCGCTGCCTAGCGCTACCAAAGGCTGCCACACCGGGCCACCGCAATTCGCGCCAGACTAGTCCACGCTGACGGGGTGATCCTAACGAGGCTGAGGGAAAGCGATATCTGTCTGAGGAGAGGTTGTACGGTAGCAGGTCTATGGATTACTGGCTCGGCGAGGTTTGGCCTCATAGGTTTCGTAGGCCGCCACAATCCGCTGCACCAGCGGATGACGCACCACATCTGCTTGGTTGAGCTGGCAAAAGGCAATGCCATCCACCTCTCGCAAAATGCTCTTGGCCACCGCCAAACCCGAGGTCTGATCGGCGGGCAAGTCTGTTTGGGTTACGTCTCCCGTCACCACCATGCGCGATTTAAAGCCCAATCGAGTTAACACCATCTTCATCTGGGCTGGGGTGGTGTTTTGGGCCTCGTCCATAATCACGAAAGCATTGTTGAGGGTGCGCCCTCGCATATAGGCCAGGGGGGCCACTTCGATAATCCCCCGTTCCATCAAGTTGGCAATTTTTTCGGGGTCTACCAATTCATGAAGCGCGTCGTAGAGAGGCCTCAGGTAAGGATTGACCTTTTGCTGAAGATCGCCGGGTAAAAACCCCAGCCGCTCACCGGCTTCCACCGCCGGACGGGTGAGAATCAGCCGCTCAAATTCATTGTTGAGCAGGGCCTGAATGCCCACTAGAGTCGCCAAAAACGTTTTTCCGGTGCCTGCTGGGCCAATACAAAACACCATGTCCTGGCTCCGCAGGGCTTTGACATACTGCTTTTGGCGAAAGGTTTTGGCTCGCACCACTTCACCCCGCCGGGTACGCGCCACCACGTCTTGGTGAATAGCCTGAAGCTCGTCGGTGCGATTGGTATCAAGGGCGTGGCGGGCCGTCATAATATCGGCGGTGGTCACCGGCTGCCCCTGACTCCACAGAGGTTCTAAGGCCATCACCAAGCGCTGGGCCAGGGCCGCACCATTTTCTGTACCCGAAATTAGCAACTCCTGGCCGCGCAGCACTAGAGTCGCTCCAGTTTGGCTGGCCAGGAGTTTAATATTTTCGTTTCGGTAGCCTGCCAGGGCAACAGCGCCTTCTGGGCTAGGCAGTTCAATCTGCAGGGGAGAAGACATTAAAACTTGTTGGCAGAACACCCATTAGCAAAAGCAACACGCTATGTTCGCCAGTAACCAAAGCAAAACTCATCCCTGAGTCTTAGGACGCAGCTGGGGTTTTGGCTTACTAGGCGATCGCGATGGGCCAGTACGGGGCCTATGGTCCGAAATACCCGCCTCCTGCTCAGAGGCCCCGTAGACATCCACATAGGCCGACCAGCCTGACAGGGTAGCCGTAGATCGCACAATAGTACGAATGGCCTGAATATTTCGCCCACCTCGCCCAAACACCTTACCGCGCTCTTCACCATTGAATGCGATCCGAATCCAGACCTTAGCCTGAGCAACGTTTTTTTCGCAATCAATCCGGAGAGAATCGGGCGAGTCTAAAAAAGGCTCTACCAAAAACCGAACCAGTCCTGGGAAATCAGGGCTATCCATGTCGGGAAGGGGGCTAAAAACAGTCAGTAACGCTAGACTTCAGCTTTAGCTTCGGTCTTAAATCGAGGCGCAACCTTCTCAATCAAGTTGGCTTTTTCAAGAATGTGGCGCACAGTCTTGGTCGGTTGTGCCCCTTGCTCTAGGCGACGCGTAATCGCAGGCACATCAAGCCGAGTTTCGTCGGTGCGGGGGTTATAAAACCCGACTTCTTCCAGGGGCCGACCATCACGACGAGAATCGCTGTTGATGGCGACGATGCGGTAGCTAACTTCCCGCTTTTTGCCGAAACGCTTGAGTCGAAGCTTAATCATAGGGTTTAGAGCAACATTCGTAAGGTTGAAAGTTCTGTTCTTTTAGTCTTCAGCAATGGACTCTGGCGAGATGACCAAGCTAAATCCACAGGTTTCTAATCCTATCATTAGAAACCCTCGACAGCAATGCCCTAAAGACAAAGCCTGGAAAACAGCGACGCCAACCGATCACAGGGCCACCTTAGGCCCCTACCCTGCCGATTAACGCGCCCGTTACCAGGCCGAAGCATTCCCCTTGGTCGCTTAGTCTTCGTGTTCGTCGAAGGGATCGGCCAACTGCTTGGACGGAGGACCAAAGGACATGTACACTGAGTAGCCCGTAACCGCAACCAACACGGTAGCTACGGAAATGATAAGAACTGTTGCAGGTTCCATAGGGTTTATGAGAATAAGAAACCACTCCATCCTATAATATTACGAACTATAAAGTGTTGATTGTGGAAGGATCCATGGCACAACGGACTTGGTTAGGAGATGTGTTGAAGCCCCTCAATTCTGAGTACGGCAAAGTGGCCCCTGGTTGGGGTACTACGCCTCTCATGGCGGTTTTCATCGGTCTGTTCTTCGTGTTTTTGCTGATTATTTTGCAGCTTTACAATTCTTCCATCGTGCTAGACAGCTTTGATGTTGACTGGCGCAGTGTAGGGCTCTAGGCACTAGAAGAGGCCAGGTCACAACGGTTTGGCCTCAATCTTGGCAACACAATTTGGATTCACGTCCAACAGCTATCTGCCTGAGGCTGGCGTAGACCCTTGACTACCCAGCCTCTTTTGCCGTTTTATGCACAGCAGTAGTTTGCACAACAGTTTTCGACTGTGGGGGTTCTATGAACGTTTTTGGTGTGGGTTTGCCAGAGATGGCACTGATTTTGGTGCTGGCCTTGCTGGTGTTTGGCCCTAAAAAACTGCCCGAAATTGGCCGCAGCATGGGTAAAGCCATCAAGGGCTTTCAGGATGCTTCCCGCGAGTTTGAGGAAGAGTTTAAAAAGGAAGCCCAACAGATTGAGAAAGCGGTGACAGCACCGATGAAAGCCACCCTAGAGCCCGATGCACCCAAAGTCCTCACCCCGCCCGACGCGGTGGCTGAACCTGAAGCAGTTGGAGCCGAAGCACCAGTAGAAGGCGGCAGCACCCCAGAAACCGTGGCTGAGGCAGCTGAAACCGAGCCTTCCACCTAGCTGTTTCAGAAGAGTTGAGCTATGGCTGAAGCCGTGACATCCCTGTTGCCCTGCCTAATTGTCGGGCTAGGCAATCCGGGGGATAAATACGCTGGCACCCGCCACAACGTCGGCTTTGAGGTGATCGATCGCCTCTCTAAGCGCTGGGCCATCCCCTTAAAAGAGGAGCGGCGATTTCAAGGTGAGTATGGGGTTGGGTTTGAGCCAGTCGCTCGCCAGAAAGTATATTTGCTGAAGCCTCTCACCTATATGAATCGCTCCGGCCAATCAATGCGGGCAGTCTTAGACTGGCTGAAGCTAGAACCTAGCCAAGTGCTGGTTGTCTACGACGATATGGACCTGCCGGTGGGGCGGCTTAGATTACGGCTGTCGGGCTCTGCCGGGGGCCACAACGGTATGAAATCAGCGATTTCTCACTTGGGTACCCAAGATTTCTCACGCCTGCGGATTGGCATTGGGGCGGGCGATCGCGCTGGTGGCAGTGATAAAGCAGTGGTTTCCCATGTGCTGGGTAACTTTTCTAAGGTTGAGCGCGCCACGATGGATGCAGTGGTCGATACCGCTCTGCGGGCGCTTGAAAAAGCTCTAGGCGACGGAGTTGAGAAGGCTATGAGTCTATATAACAACGTTGACCTAAGCAATAGCTGAGTCGCTTGCTAGGGCGAAGCTGAAAACCCATTGATTGCCGAGATGCGTTAGCGGGAGGTCTTGACCTTCACTGGTTATCTTTACCGTCCTTAACCCCTAATGCTGTGCCTGGGGAGAGGCATACTGAGCAAACCAGTCTTGGTAAGCCGGTAGCATGGCATAGTCTTTTAAGAAGAGTTCTAAACGAACGTTGCTGCACTGATTTAGCAGGACTTTATCTAGTCGAGCGAGCTTGTCTGCTGCTGTTTCTAAGCTTTCAAAGTCATAGACTGTTCCCTTGAGGCCAGTCTTACTGTCTAGCAGAATAGCGACTCTAACTTTTTCACAATTTTGCACTGTGTTTTGGTCTGAGCGCTGACCAGTAGCCCGAATGAACTCGATTGCCTCGGGAATAGTGCCAAAATTTCCGCTAACGCTGGGTTTTTGATCATCAATACTATGACCTAGCTGAGTCGCAACTTCATAGCCTTCTAGCCGAGTTCCTCCTAGATTGACCTCAATCGGAGGCTCACCTCCGCCGATCTTTTCGATGACTAACTTTTCTCGGTGAATCGGCACTTCGATAATTTCGGTTTCTATCACTCTGCGGATGCTCACTTCGCCTACTTTGACACGTTTGCGATTGACCACTAACCGCTCTTCGAGTAGTTGAATGCCCGTGCCAAGATCGGGTAAGAACTGTTGATGCTCAAGATCAATATGAATCACCCGCTGCTCAGAATCTAGCCCATGGATATGGCTATTATCAATTTTAATTTCATTGCCGCTCCCGTTTGAGCCGAGCGGCGTTACAACCAAAGTAAAATTGCCTGACTCCAAAGGCTCTACTCGAGCAACTCGGCCAATTAAATAGCCAGAACAGTCAAACACAGAAGCATCAATCAATGAAGGCTGAGACATAAAATTAAAAATTGGAAAGACAATTAATTAATGAGGGAAATTGCTACAGATGGGGCATAGCTGCTGCTACACCCCATCTTGTCTAAATCAAATAGATCAGGCCAGAAAATCTAACCTGATTTATTTAATTGTGGACTAGCGGTTAAGCCGAGGGTTGCCGTCGGTTTGGATGTCTATATCTTCACGACGAACCTTTTCACGCATTCGCACGGTTTCCTCATCGGTTTCCTTGCGAACGTTTACTTCTTCACGAACGAAAGCCTGCTTTTCAACGCTGACTTCGTCTTCGTAAACTTCCATGCGTGCAACTTCTTGATCTTCGAAGTTGTGGCCTGCAGTTGCAGCAGGTTGGTCGGCAACGTTGTGCCGCTCGATTACAACCCGCTCTTTAGTGACCGGTTCTACAATCTCAGCTGTTTCAGCAGTGACTCGCTTGCCAACACTGACTTCGCCTACCTTTTTGCGATCGCGGTGAGACACCAAACGCTCTTCGTATAGACGCAGAGGACCATGGTTGTCTTCGTCGCTCAGACCGTAGAAGCTAGGCTCGCGATCGTAGGGCGTTGCAGCAACGTCGCTTTTGACTACCTTTTGCTGCTTGCTGGTTTCTAAGGTGCTGGCTTCCAGCGGATTCATGCGATTGGCGTCATTGGGCGCATCGTAATTGGTGCCCAAGAATTGACGGTTAGAGCGACCTTGAGCGATGGGCTGATAATGACCCCGCACTTGGTTCTCATAACGATCGTCTACAATCGTATCTTCTCTATATTCAGGTAAATTTTCTACCTGCTCTTTAGAAAGACCGCTGACATAGATCCGATCTTGACTATAGTCAAATCGGGCTAGGCCAATCGGCAGCAAAACGTTTTTGCCAAAAATCCAAGGGCCTGTATCAATCACTAGATAGCGAAAGCGGCCAGACTCATCTACAAGCAGATCTTTAGCAGTACCTACTCGATCATCACGCTGGGCATAAACAGAGTAAGAGTCGATACTCTTCATCTGACCATCAGCGAGAGTGTCGCGATAATCAGGGTAGTAATCTTTAAGTCGTTGCAAAGGCATAAAAGGCCTCCTTTAATTCATCCTTCTATAAGGTAAGAAGAAAGTACTGAAGCCTCATCGTCCAATAGAAAGGCAGTGGTAGCCTCGATAGGCATAGCTTTATCGCTGCTCATGATTGAATGCTGAAAGCCGACAGAACTAACCCGCTGCTCCCTGCACCCTGGGACAACAAAAACCGGGCTTCTAGATTAGTCCTCTTACTTGGCGAAGGGACTATCCAGAAGCCCGGCTCGAAACCGGTGGGCAGAGATGGCTGGCTAGGCGGCGACTAATCCCCGATGGCGCAGCAACGCCTGGGTGCTAGGCTCTCGCCCTCGAAAGGCTTTGAATACCTCCATCGGGTGCCGACTACCGCCTAGGGCTAGCACCGTATCGCGGAAGCGGCGGCCAGTGGCAGCGATCGCTCCCTCATTGTCTAAACCAGCCTCCTCAAAGGCGGCAAAGGCATCGGCACTCAGTACCTCAGCCCAGAAGTAGCTGTAGTAACCCGCTGCGTAACCTCCGGCAAAAATGTGGGTGAAGGCGCAGAGAAAGGCATCTTCGGGTAGGGGCTTAAGAATGGAAGATTGTTCTGCAATGCGCTGACTAACCGCCGTCACTGTCTCACCACTACCAGGGCGATAGCGATGGTGCAGCTCAATA is a genomic window of Nodosilinea sp. E11 containing:
- a CDS encoding efflux RND transporter periplasmic adaptor subunit, with translation MMSANSVSSGGAMVGSEGGRRWRLPRWWLYGLGGLGLVGLVVYSLRPQPVAVDLGEVTQGALQVTIAAEGRTRVRDRFVVAAPVAGELRRIALRQGDRVEEGEIVAQIDSLPIDSQVAATQAQIRALRAEMAGVDTQRPKPAALRAAQAQIQAARATQQQAQAQVAQAESAVAQADRDRDRLAALQAAGAISQQDLEAAQLTVTERRQALETVRQQVSVAQAEIQAAQANLAVLTQEQQDPDYLLDVYQAQIASLEADLTSLSADAGRATIAAPAAGQVLQILEESARHVAAGTPLLELGNANSLELVIDILSADAVRVAPGDPIEVNRWGGDETLTATVRQVEPAAFTETSALGVDEQRVNVIADFSTLPPGLGDGYRVDAEIIVWQAVDAVQVPVSALFRCDTAWCTFVADNGRAQQRQVELGHRSDFAAVVASGLAVGDQVILYPSDQIESGTRIAGR
- a CDS encoding PhoH family protein, with the protein product MSSPLQIELPSPEGAVALAGYRNENIKLLASQTGATLVLRGQELLISGTENGAALAQRLVMALEPLWSQGQPVTTADIMTARHALDTNRTDELQAIHQDVVARTRRGEVVRAKTFRQKQYVKALRSQDMVFCIGPAGTGKTFLATLVGIQALLNNEFERLILTRPAVEAGERLGFLPGDLQQKVNPYLRPLYDALHELVDPEKIANLMERGIIEVAPLAYMRGRTLNNAFVIMDEAQNTTPAQMKMVLTRLGFKSRMVVTGDVTQTDLPADQTSGLAVAKSILREVDGIAFCQLNQADVVRHPLVQRIVAAYETYEAKPRRASNP
- a CDS encoding KH domain-containing protein, with protein sequence MDSPDFPGLVRFLVEPFLDSPDSLRIDCEKNVAQAKVWIRIAFNGEERGKVFGRGGRNIQAIRTIVRSTATLSGWSAYVDVYGASEQEAGISDHRPRTGPSRSPSKPKPQLRPKTQG
- the miaB gene encoding tRNA (N6-isopentenyl adenosine(37)-C2)-methylthiotransferase MiaB yields the protein MVGSARQYHITTFGCQMNKADSERMAGILDTMGLTWTDDPYDADVVLYNTCTIRDNAEQKVYSYLGRQAKRKHENPDLTLIVAGCVAQQEGEALLRRVPELDLVMGPQHANRLQDLLEQVFDGNQVVATEEVDIMEDITKPRRDSTITAWVNVIYGCNERCTYCVVPGVRGVEQSRTPEAIRTEMEELGRQGFKEVTLLGQNIDAYGRDLPGSTADGRHQHTFTDLLTYVHDVPGIERIRFATSHPRYFTERLIRTCAELPKVCEHFHIPFQSGDNDVLKAMARGYTHEKYRRIIDTVRRYMPDAAISADAIVGFPGETEEQFQRTMELVSDIAFDQLNTAAYSPRPGTPAALWDHQLSEEVKADRLQRLNHLVNTKAAERSQRYQGRTEEVLVEAINPKDPTQVMGRTRGNRLTFFRGDFAVLKGKVVQVNITEVRPFSLTGEPVQALATVG
- a CDS encoding MGH1-like glycoside hydrolase domain-containing protein, translating into MTAEANRLAADRDRTAYWRRWGPYLSERQWGTVREDYSPDGSAWDYFPHDHARSRAYRWGEDGLGGISDNHQRLCFVIALWNGNDPILKERVFGLTGPQGNHGEDPKDYYFYLDNTPSHSHMRYLYKYPQKAFPYDRLIEENQQRGYHDPEFELIDTGIFEQNEYFDVFVDYAKATDEDILVQIRVVNRADHEADLHLLPTLWFRNTWSWFEDAEKPYLKRIDDVDGAATVEAHHPELGQRWLYCQGAETLLFTENETNRQRLFGAENPSPYVKDSINDYIVHSRQDAVNQAQEGTKVSPHYHCRLGAGEQWVVKLRLTDQGPQANPQPFRTNFDDTLHQRYAEANEFYDQLLPGRCSEDARNVQRQAFAGLLWTKQFYHYVIEDWLKGDPTQPQPQRSNPRNEEWEHLYNDDIISMPDKWEFPWYAVWDSAFHVVPLALVDPDFAKRQMDVFTREWYLHPNGQMPAYEWHFSDVNPPVHAWGTWQVYQIEKAVHGKGDRLFLERVFQKLLLNFTWWVNRRDNNGNNVFQGGFLGLDNIGIFDRSSELPTGGYLEQSDGTSWMAMYCLNMLEMALELAETNPAYEDIASKFFEHFLHIADAMNHMGGVDVHLWDDQDQFFYDVLHTPDDQRHHMRVRSMVGLIPLYATAVLKAETFERFPDFTRRFNWFVKNRPALQENIGSLTAKGKEGATLLAIVSPERLRPILQRMLDEGEFLSDYGVRSLSRAHAEQPYTFHVNGETHSVGYEAAESTSGMFGGNSNWRGPVWFPVNYLLIDSLRIFHDFLGDSFTVEFPTGSGQQCDLNTVADELSQRLITMFLRNEAGNRAVHGSYGKFQDDPHWRDLLLFYEYFNGDNGAGIGSNHQTGWTGLVAALIYSCTQMAEVKRSQGQTSVVSPERDLVSR